The Hymenobacter sp. DG01 genome has a segment encoding these proteins:
- a CDS encoding chloramphenicol acetyltransferase, whose product MKQLIDLSTWNRQEHFAFFSAFEEPFFGLVAEVDARQAYARAKALGVSFFQLYLHCALQAVNQVEALRYRIEDGQVYCYDQIHVSATLTRPDHTFAFSFVPYAASLAEFGVGLAAEMEAVRQSTGLRLTPTTARPDVIHFSAIPWVSFTGLTHARAFAHPDSIPKISVGRARQQGEALLLPVAINVHHGLADGYHVGLFLDAFQRELNAGL is encoded by the coding sequence ATGAAGCAGCTGATAGACCTGAGCACCTGGAACCGGCAGGAGCACTTTGCCTTCTTCTCCGCCTTCGAAGAGCCGTTTTTCGGGCTGGTAGCCGAAGTGGACGCCCGCCAGGCCTACGCCCGTGCCAAGGCCCTGGGCGTGTCGTTTTTCCAGCTCTACCTGCACTGCGCCCTCCAGGCCGTGAACCAGGTGGAGGCCCTGCGCTACCGCATCGAGGACGGGCAGGTGTACTGCTACGACCAGATTCACGTCTCGGCAACTCTCACCCGCCCCGACCACACCTTCGCGTTTTCCTTTGTGCCCTACGCGGCTTCCCTGGCAGAGTTCGGGGTAGGGCTGGCCGCCGAAATGGAAGCCGTGCGCCAGAGCACCGGCCTGCGCCTGACCCCCACCACTGCCCGCCCCGATGTTATCCACTTCTCGGCTATTCCCTGGGTTTCCTTCACCGGCCTCACCCACGCCCGGGCCTTCGCCCACCCCGACAGCATTCCGAAGATTTCAGTGGGGAGGGCGCGCCAACAAGGCGAGGCCCTGCTGCTGCCGGTAGCCATCAACGTGCATCACGGCCTGGCCGACGGCTACCACGTAGGCCTGTTCCTGGACGCTTTTCAGCGGGAGCTGAATGCTGGGTTATAG
- a CDS encoding phosphatase PAP2 family protein — MIRSFLHRAALSFALGAASLAPVTAQVAPAPTPAAPTDTTHKFENPAGVPAPVKQPWYKGKLVKAVAVPAVLIGYGAYTFNGGGFYTNQDANRDIHKLFPTFRTKADDILIFAPYAELGLVALAGVESKNDRINVGLVVLKSELIMLTTVFAVKNLTRETRPDGSDNLSFPSGHTAQAFLAASIVHNEFRDKSQWYGIGAYTIATSVAALRMINNKHWQSDVVAGAGFGILSAHLGYLTHRNRWGRKPRLPEGMSFTPTWQSGYVPGQVSAFGGGPGLRFTWRPK; from the coding sequence TTGATACGCTCCTTTCTTCATCGGGCGGCGCTGAGCTTTGCGCTTGGTGCTGCTTCTCTGGCTCCCGTTACGGCCCAGGTTGCCCCGGCCCCTACCCCAGCCGCTCCCACGGATACCACCCACAAGTTCGAAAACCCGGCTGGGGTGCCGGCCCCGGTGAAGCAGCCCTGGTACAAGGGCAAGCTGGTGAAGGCGGTGGCCGTGCCGGCCGTACTCATCGGCTACGGGGCCTACACCTTCAACGGAGGCGGTTTCTACACCAACCAGGATGCCAACCGCGACATTCACAAGCTGTTCCCTACGTTCCGCACCAAGGCCGATGACATCCTGATTTTCGCGCCGTACGCCGAGCTGGGGTTGGTGGCCCTGGCGGGGGTAGAGTCGAAAAACGACCGGATTAACGTGGGGCTGGTGGTGCTGAAAAGTGAGCTGATTATGCTCACGACGGTATTCGCGGTGAAAAACCTGACCCGCGAAACCCGCCCCGATGGCTCGGATAACCTTTCGTTTCCCTCGGGCCACACGGCGCAGGCGTTTCTGGCCGCCAGCATCGTACACAACGAATTCCGCGACAAAAGCCAGTGGTACGGCATTGGGGCCTACACCATTGCCACCAGCGTAGCGGCCCTGCGCATGATTAATAACAAGCACTGGCAGAGCGACGTGGTGGCCGGTGCGGGCTTCGGGATTCTGTCGGCCCACCTGGGCTACCTCACCCACCGCAACCGTTGGGGCCGCAAGCCCCGCCTACCCGAGGGCATGAGCTTCACGCCCACCTGGCAAAGCGGCTACGTCCCCGGCCAGGTCAGCGCCTTTGGGGGCGGGCCGGGTTTGCGCTTTACCTGGCGACCCAAGTAA
- the wrbA gene encoding NAD(P)H:quinone oxidoreductase: protein MKTLVLFYSTYGHVYKLAEAVAEGARRVAGNEVALKRVPETLPAALLDQIGATQAQKAFEHVPVATPQELEQYDAIIIGTPTRYGNVCGQVQAFLDATGGLWAQGKLIGKVGGAFVSTATQHGGQETTIRALHTELLHHGMVIVGLPYAWQGQMGHEEVTGGTPYGASTVAGGQGERQPSANELEGARHQGEHTAQIASKLAK, encoded by the coding sequence ATGAAAACTCTTGTGCTGTTTTACTCCACCTATGGTCATGTGTACAAGCTGGCGGAAGCCGTGGCCGAAGGCGCCCGGCGCGTGGCTGGCAACGAGGTAGCCCTCAAGCGCGTGCCCGAAACCCTGCCCGCTGCCTTGCTTGACCAGATTGGGGCTACGCAGGCACAGAAGGCGTTTGAGCATGTTCCGGTGGCTACCCCCCAGGAGCTGGAGCAGTACGATGCCATCATCATCGGGACGCCCACGCGCTACGGCAACGTGTGCGGACAGGTGCAGGCCTTCCTGGATGCTACCGGCGGCCTTTGGGCCCAGGGCAAGCTGATCGGCAAAGTAGGGGGCGCTTTTGTGAGCACCGCCACCCAGCACGGCGGCCAGGAAACCACCATCCGGGCCCTGCACACCGAGCTGCTGCACCACGGCATGGTGATAGTAGGCCTGCCCTACGCCTGGCAGGGCCAGATGGGCCACGAAGAAGTTACGGGCGGCACGCCCTACGGCGCCAGCACCGTGGCCGGGGGCCAGGGCGAGCGTCAGCCCAGCGCCAACGAGCTGGAAGGCGCCCGCCACCAAGGCGAACATACCGCCCAGATTGCCAGCAAGCTAGCCAAATAA
- the uvrB gene encoding excinuclease ABC subunit UvrB, producing MEYQLTSEFKPTGDQPQAIRQLVEGINNGEPAQVLLGATGTGKTFTMANVIAQTGKPTLVLCHNKTLAAQLYGEFKQFFPNNAVEYYISYYDYYQPEAYIASTDVFIEKDLAINQEIEKLRLHCTSTLLSGRRDVVVIASVSCIYGIGNPEEFGKNVIYLAPGLRYSRNNLLYSFVQILYSRTEQEFTRGTFRVKGDTVDLFPAYADHAFRIFFFGDEIEAIHKIDPVSGKKLSDEKSVTLYPANLFVTGKDTLNQAIKEIQFDMVQQHAYFEKEGRDAEAKRIMERTEFDLEMIRELGYCSGIENYSRYFDGRQPGSRPFCLLDYFPDDFLLVVDESHVTMPQIRAMWGGDRSRKTALVEYGFRLPSAMDNRPLTFNEFEGMVRQAVFVSATPADYELTQANGVVVEQVIRPTGLLDPEIDLRPSVNQIDDLLDEVDNRVKMGDRVLVTTLTKRMAEELQKYMERLGIKSSYVHSDVKTLDRVEILRQLRLGEIDVLIGVNLLREGLDLPEVSLVAILDADKEGFLRDQRSLIQTMGRAARNDRGKVIMYADRITGSMQRAIDETNRRRAVQMAYNEENGITPKTVRKSREAIMEQTSLSDYRIAETPNYASPEADVALAIAAEPVVSMMSKVELEKLVKQTEKQMEAAAKDLDFLTAAKLRDELAALKQVLKTKRD from the coding sequence ATGGAATACCAACTGACCTCGGAATTCAAACCCACCGGCGACCAGCCCCAGGCCATCCGCCAATTGGTGGAAGGCATCAACAACGGGGAACCGGCGCAGGTGCTGCTCGGGGCCACGGGTACGGGCAAAACGTTCACCATGGCCAACGTTATTGCCCAAACCGGCAAGCCCACGCTGGTGCTCTGCCACAACAAAACCCTGGCCGCCCAGCTCTACGGCGAGTTCAAGCAGTTCTTCCCCAACAATGCCGTCGAGTACTACATCAGCTACTACGACTACTACCAGCCCGAGGCCTATATAGCCTCCACCGACGTTTTCATCGAGAAAGACCTGGCCATCAACCAGGAAATTGAGAAGCTACGTCTGCACTGCACCTCCACGCTGCTTTCGGGCCGCCGCGACGTGGTGGTAATTGCGTCGGTGTCGTGTATTTATGGTATCGGTAACCCCGAGGAGTTCGGGAAAAACGTGATTTATCTGGCGCCGGGCCTGCGCTATTCGCGCAATAATCTGCTTTATTCCTTCGTCCAGATTCTGTACTCGCGGACGGAGCAGGAGTTTACCCGTGGTACCTTCCGGGTGAAGGGCGACACCGTGGACCTGTTCCCGGCCTACGCCGACCACGCGTTCCGTATTTTCTTCTTTGGGGACGAAATTGAGGCCATCCACAAGATTGATCCGGTGAGCGGCAAAAAGCTCAGCGACGAGAAGTCGGTGACGCTTTACCCAGCCAACCTGTTCGTAACCGGCAAGGACACGCTCAACCAAGCCATCAAGGAAATCCAGTTCGACATGGTGCAGCAGCACGCCTACTTCGAGAAGGAGGGGCGCGATGCCGAAGCCAAGCGCATCATGGAGCGCACGGAGTTCGACCTGGAAATGATTCGGGAGTTGGGCTACTGCTCGGGCATCGAGAACTACTCGCGCTACTTCGACGGCCGCCAGCCCGGCTCCCGGCCCTTCTGCCTGCTCGACTATTTCCCCGATGACTTCCTGCTGGTAGTGGATGAAAGCCACGTCACCATGCCCCAGATTCGGGCCATGTGGGGCGGCGACCGTAGCCGCAAAACGGCGCTGGTGGAATACGGCTTCCGTCTGCCCTCGGCCATGGACAACCGCCCCCTGACGTTCAATGAGTTTGAAGGGATGGTGCGCCAGGCCGTGTTCGTGTCGGCCACGCCTGCCGACTACGAGTTGACCCAGGCCAACGGGGTAGTGGTGGAGCAGGTAATTCGCCCGACGGGCCTGCTCGACCCTGAAATCGACCTGCGCCCCAGCGTGAATCAGATTGACGACCTGCTGGATGAGGTGGACAACCGCGTGAAAATGGGCGACCGGGTGCTGGTAACAACCCTCACCAAGCGCATGGCCGAGGAGTTGCAGAAGTACATGGAGCGCCTGGGTATCAAATCGAGCTACGTGCACTCCGATGTGAAAACCCTGGACCGCGTGGAGATTCTGCGCCAGCTGCGCCTCGGCGAAATCGACGTGCTGATTGGGGTAAACCTGCTCCGCGAGGGCCTCGACTTACCGGAAGTAAGCCTGGTCGCCATTCTGGATGCTGATAAGGAAGGCTTCCTACGCGACCAGCGCAGCCTTATCCAGACCATGGGCCGCGCTGCCCGTAACGACCGGGGCAAGGTGATTATGTACGCCGACCGCATCACGGGCTCCATGCAGCGCGCCATCGACGAAACCAACCGCCGCCGCGCCGTGCAGATGGCGTACAACGAGGAAAACGGCATCACGCCCAAAACCGTGCGCAAGTCGCGAGAGGCTATTATGGAGCAAACCTCGCTGTCGGACTACCGCATTGCGGAAACTCCGAACTACGCCAGTCCCGAAGCCGACGTGGCCCTGGCTATTGCCGCCGAGCCGGTGGTGTCGATGATGAGCAAGGTGGAGCTGGAAAAGCTGGTGAAGCAGACCGAAAAGCAGATGGAAGCCGCCGCCAAGGACCTCGACTTCCTCACGGCCGCTAAGCTTCGCGACGAGCTGGCCGCGCTTAAGCAGGTACTCAAAACCAAGCGCGACTAA
- a CDS encoding PAS domain-containing protein: MLALPDSVSAPDLLHDALDLSLTPLALLRPAYAATGELTDFYLEYLNPASQRATGLPQRPPQTLATYFLTIEATGTLPFLRQVFETGEAGQHEVSYQDPSLNVKLRLTARRRGSLLIVAFTEPSGTDRSAVEQALRESRGREQVARAEAEAQRQQLQDLFMQAPACIAQLEGPELVFTMVNPLYQQLVGERPLLGLSLRQAWPELAGQPFYDLLESVYRTGKTVYGTEQVAYLDRTNSGRLEPVYFNFIYEPVRAAPELITGVTIFAYDVTEQVVARQQVQRLNEELAEANEEMQAANEELQTNNVALQQAQQQLRQLNLELEARVLSRTRQVQAARAAAENQRAHLERLFMQAPAAICILTGPQLVFELVNPAYQQLFPRRALRGRPLREALPEITDHAVYHTLEQVYQTGRAHEELGILIPIEGPDSGKLEERYFDYVQQAYYDEQGQIKGVVVFAFEVTAQVRARQASEAAARQLQLITDSLPILISYVDRAQTYQFANQAYETWFQIQPQQMLGQPVIEIIGEQAYQNVQGYIRRALAGERLDFEARMPYRNGFTRHIRTSYVPDVQDGQVAGFYSMVLDITAQVAAQQEAERQRLLLHTLFMEAPAPIVILDGPTFVYQLVNPAYQHIFPERELLGRPLVEAFPEVKDTSFIDILEQVYRTGEAFVAQELPLMLARHEGGPLEEMYWTFTYQARRNLEGAVDGILAFAHEVTDQVQARRVVEQSEQYVRELADNVPAMIWVTDPEGSCTYLNQQWFAYTGQTRSEALGMGWLQAIHPEDVAKTTEVFLEANARQTSFTLLYRQRRHDGQYRWAIDTGLPRFNAQGEFEGHIGTVFDIHEQKQAEQSLRRLAQQLRATNQQLVRTNVDLDNFIYTASHDLKAPITNIEGLVDALQSQLPPQEALTQQVAPLLTMMKESVERFQRTINHLSDVTKLQKEYGEPTSLVALPPVVTDVLLDLQRLVEQVGAQVEVDVAECPSVLFSAKNLRSVVYNLLSNALKYHHPGRVPRIRVSCRQESGFTVLVIEDNGLGLEASKQAQLFTMFRRFHTHVEGSGIGLYMVKRSVENAGGRVTVQSEPDQGSVFSVYFRNAAPEPPAAT, encoded by the coding sequence ATGCTTGCCCTGCCTGATTCCGTTTCCGCCCCCGACCTGCTGCACGATGCGCTGGACCTCTCGCTCACGCCGCTGGCGTTGCTGCGTCCGGCCTATGCTGCCACGGGCGAGCTAACGGATTTTTATCTGGAGTACCTGAACCCGGCCAGCCAGCGGGCCACGGGCCTACCCCAGCGGCCGCCTCAAACCCTGGCTACCTACTTCCTGACCATCGAGGCCACCGGTACGCTGCCGTTTCTGCGGCAGGTGTTCGAAACCGGCGAGGCCGGCCAGCACGAGGTCAGCTACCAGGACCCCAGCCTCAATGTAAAGCTCCGGCTAACCGCCCGCCGCCGTGGCAGCCTGCTGATTGTTGCCTTCACTGAACCCTCTGGTACCGACCGCTCCGCCGTAGAGCAAGCCCTGCGCGAAAGCCGGGGCCGCGAGCAGGTAGCCCGGGCCGAGGCGGAAGCGCAACGCCAGCAGCTGCAGGACCTGTTTATGCAGGCTCCCGCCTGCATTGCCCAGCTGGAGGGCCCCGAACTGGTGTTTACCATGGTAAACCCCCTGTACCAACAGCTGGTAGGTGAGCGGCCCCTGCTGGGCTTGTCCCTGCGCCAGGCCTGGCCCGAGCTGGCCGGGCAGCCCTTCTATGACCTGCTGGAAAGCGTTTACCGAACCGGCAAAACAGTGTACGGCACCGAGCAGGTAGCCTACCTGGACCGCACCAACTCCGGCCGGCTGGAGCCCGTGTATTTCAACTTCATCTATGAGCCCGTACGCGCCGCCCCGGAGCTGATAACGGGCGTAACCATTTTTGCCTACGACGTTACGGAGCAGGTAGTGGCCCGCCAGCAGGTGCAGCGGCTCAACGAGGAGCTGGCCGAGGCCAATGAGGAGATGCAAGCCGCCAACGAAGAGCTGCAAACCAACAACGTGGCCCTGCAGCAAGCCCAGCAGCAGCTCCGGCAGCTCAACCTCGAGCTGGAGGCCCGGGTGCTGAGCCGGACCCGCCAGGTGCAGGCCGCCCGGGCGGCCGCCGAAAACCAGCGGGCCCACCTGGAGCGCCTGTTTATGCAGGCCCCGGCCGCCATCTGCATCCTCACGGGGCCGCAGCTGGTGTTTGAGCTGGTGAACCCGGCCTACCAGCAGCTGTTTCCTAGGCGCGCCCTGCGGGGGCGGCCTCTGCGGGAGGCTCTGCCCGAAATTACCGACCATGCCGTGTACCACACGCTGGAGCAAGTGTACCAAACCGGCCGGGCCCACGAGGAGCTGGGTATTCTCATTCCGATTGAGGGGCCGGATTCCGGCAAGCTGGAGGAACGCTACTTCGACTACGTGCAGCAAGCGTACTACGACGAGCAAGGCCAGATTAAAGGCGTGGTGGTATTTGCCTTTGAAGTAACGGCGCAAGTAAGGGCCCGCCAGGCCAGCGAGGCAGCTGCCCGCCAGCTGCAGCTTATCACCGACTCGCTGCCCATCCTCATCAGCTACGTAGATCGGGCCCAAACCTACCAGTTTGCCAATCAGGCCTACGAAACCTGGTTTCAGATCCAGCCTCAGCAGATGCTGGGCCAGCCGGTAATCGAAATCATCGGGGAGCAGGCTTATCAGAACGTGCAGGGATACATTCGGCGGGCCCTGGCCGGCGAGCGGCTCGATTTTGAAGCCCGCATGCCTTACCGCAATGGCTTTACCCGCCACATCCGTACCAGCTACGTGCCCGATGTGCAGGATGGGCAGGTGGCCGGCTTCTACAGTATGGTGCTGGACATTACGGCCCAGGTAGCAGCCCAGCAGGAGGCCGAGCGCCAGCGCCTGCTGCTGCATACGCTGTTCATGGAGGCCCCGGCCCCCATCGTGATTCTCGACGGCCCGACGTTTGTGTATCAGCTGGTGAACCCGGCCTACCAGCACATTTTCCCCGAGCGTGAGCTGCTGGGCCGGCCGTTGGTGGAGGCCTTTCCCGAGGTGAAGGATACCTCCTTTATTGATATTCTGGAGCAAGTGTACCGCACCGGCGAAGCCTTTGTGGCCCAGGAGCTGCCCCTGATGCTGGCCCGCCACGAGGGCGGCCCTTTAGAGGAAATGTACTGGACCTTTACCTACCAGGCCCGCCGTAACTTAGAGGGGGCTGTGGACGGAATTCTGGCGTTTGCCCACGAGGTAACCGACCAGGTGCAGGCCCGCCGGGTAGTAGAGCAAAGCGAGCAGTACGTGCGGGAGCTGGCCGATAATGTGCCGGCCATGATTTGGGTAACCGACCCCGAGGGCAGCTGCACCTACCTCAACCAGCAGTGGTTTGCCTACACCGGCCAGACCCGCTCCGAAGCCCTGGGTATGGGCTGGCTCCAGGCCATTCATCCGGAGGATGTAGCCAAAACCACCGAAGTATTTCTGGAAGCCAACGCCCGGCAAACCTCGTTTACGCTGCTTTACCGGCAGCGCCGCCATGATGGGCAGTACCGCTGGGCCATTGATACCGGTTTGCCACGCTTCAACGCCCAGGGCGAGTTTGAGGGCCACATCGGAACCGTATTCGACATTCATGAGCAGAAGCAGGCTGAGCAGTCGTTGCGCCGACTGGCCCAGCAGCTGCGCGCCACCAACCAGCAGCTGGTGCGCACCAACGTGGACCTGGACAACTTCATCTACACCGCCTCTCACGATCTGAAAGCACCCATCACCAACATCGAAGGCCTGGTGGATGCCCTGCAGTCGCAGCTACCCCCCCAGGAGGCCCTAACCCAGCAGGTAGCTCCGCTGCTGACCATGATGAAGGAGTCGGTGGAGCGCTTTCAACGGACCATCAACCACCTCAGTGATGTAACCAAGCTCCAGAAGGAGTACGGAGAGCCTACCTCGCTCGTGGCCTTACCGCCCGTGGTAACCGATGTACTGCTGGATCTGCAGCGGCTGGTGGAGCAGGTAGGGGCCCAGGTAGAGGTGGACGTAGCCGAGTGCCCCAGCGTGTTGTTTTCGGCCAAAAACCTGCGCTCGGTGGTGTACAACCTGCTCAGCAACGCCCTCAAGTATCATCACCCCGGGCGGGTGCCGCGCATCCGGGTATCGTGCCGACAGGAGAGCGGCTTTACGGTTCTGGTGATAGAAGACAACGGCCTGGGGCTCGAAGCCAGCAAACAGGCGCAGCTTTTTACCATGTTTCGCCGCTTTCATACCCACGTCGAGGGCTCGGGCATTGGCCTCTACATGGTGAAGCGCAGCGTAGAAAACGCCGGGGGCCGGGTAACCGTGCAGAGCGAGCCCGACCAGGGCTCCGTCTTCTCGGTGTACTTCCGCAACGCCGCCCCGGAGCCACCAGCCGCCACCTGA
- a CDS encoding sigma-70 family RNA polymerase sigma factor translates to MRTLTPPSQLSDLELIDGCLAGSRLMQKYLYERFAGRMMAVCLRYAQTTFEAEDVLQEGFLTVFKNLASFRRECPLEFWIRRIMVNAALRQHRRNAPLVAVSDGGEYPEDLAGEEFTLSNYNFEELLNMIQDLAPRYRMVFNLFAIEGYGHKEIGEMLGISEGTSKSQYSRARAILKSKLERLDAHRTHGSIRS, encoded by the coding sequence GTGCGCACCCTTACCCCGCCTTCCCAGCTCTCCGATCTGGAGCTGATTGACGGTTGCCTGGCCGGTAGCCGCCTGATGCAGAAGTATCTCTACGAACGATTTGCCGGCCGCATGATGGCCGTTTGCCTGCGCTACGCCCAAACCACCTTCGAGGCCGAAGACGTATTGCAGGAAGGCTTTCTGACTGTGTTTAAGAACCTGGCCAGCTTCCGCCGCGAGTGTCCGCTGGAATTTTGGATTCGCCGTATCATGGTGAATGCCGCCCTCCGGCAGCACCGCCGCAACGCCCCGCTGGTGGCAGTCAGCGACGGAGGCGAGTACCCCGAGGACCTGGCCGGGGAGGAGTTCACGCTTTCCAATTACAATTTCGAGGAGCTGCTGAATATGATTCAGGACCTGGCTCCGCGCTACCGCATGGTGTTCAACCTGTTCGCCATTGAAGGTTACGGGCACAAGGAAATCGGCGAGATGCTGGGTATTTCGGAAGGAACCAGCAAGTCGCAGTATTCCCGGGCCCGGGCCATTTTGAAAAGTAAACTCGAGCGTCTCGACGCCCACCGTACCCATGGCAGCATCCGCTCCTAA
- a CDS encoding HAD family hydrolase produces the protein MPTPRLIAFDADDTLWPNQPYFDSAEAQLYELLTHYGEPAVIGSRFYEVQRQNMHLFGYGAKSFMLSMIETVIQLTEGKVTGTEIQHILDHGKYLLSFPIELLPDVPEVLTTLKQQSFPLMLLTKGDLFDQESKLARSGLGDLFDYVEIVSEKNENTYQRLLTRYQVRPQEFLMVGNSLKSDVLPVARLGAHAVHVPYHTTWVMEEVPAEQLAGIPYRQVASLAEIPALLTELG, from the coding sequence ATGCCAACCCCGCGCCTGATTGCCTTCGACGCCGACGATACCCTGTGGCCCAACCAACCGTACTTCGACTCCGCCGAGGCCCAGCTCTATGAGCTGCTGACGCACTACGGCGAGCCGGCCGTTATCGGGAGCCGCTTTTATGAGGTGCAGCGCCAGAACATGCACCTGTTCGGCTACGGGGCCAAGTCGTTTATGCTCTCGATGATTGAAACCGTGATTCAGCTGACCGAGGGCAAAGTAACCGGCACGGAAATTCAGCACATTCTCGACCACGGCAAGTACCTGCTCAGCTTCCCGATTGAACTGCTGCCCGACGTGCCCGAGGTTCTGACAACGCTGAAACAGCAGAGCTTCCCGCTGATGCTGCTGACCAAAGGCGACCTGTTCGACCAGGAAAGCAAGCTGGCCCGCTCCGGCCTCGGCGACTTATTCGACTACGTGGAAATCGTGAGCGAGAAAAACGAAAATACTTACCAGCGCCTGCTCACGCGCTACCAGGTGCGCCCCCAGGAGTTTCTGATGGTGGGCAACTCCCTGAAGTCGGATGTGCTGCCAGTGGCCCGGCTGGGCGCCCACGCCGTGCACGTACCCTACCACACCACCTGGGTGATGGAGGAAGTGCCCGCCGAACAGCTGGCAGGCATCCCGTACCGGCAGGTAGCCTCCCTGGCCGAAATACCGGCTTTATTGACGGAGCTGGGGTAG
- a CDS encoding site-specific integrase yields MADLQRAGNEARTRDPQLGKLMLYPWKSPEEGLRTRETRFWRLRHTVFHPGWHHLYAPLYAPATAVKTMSKSTDHKEGRATVKVFYKTGKTLADGSHPFYIRVTKNRKQIYRSTGLSLHPRYWNAEKQEIRRSYPEPQRTDLLQKLDKWLQKYVGAAEALSDADEHHEADDVLSRAAEERKQLRRVKILGFIQELVDELMTTGQIGNASVYRDLRNQLSKFISSEYHADDMPFDRVNVLFCNRWETVLRTSGIKEITLSFRFRTLRAVLNKAVANGDAKLEHYPFARNAAEKHKFSIGKFDVTTQKRAVSRDAVRLLEQYKPLTERLKLAKDVFLFSFYCGGINFVDLAQLRWSNLSAEDADWRILRLRYERQKTGGKFFLKLLPPAVEIVRCYRLSPDNALMSYVFPILRHDTHTTPIQIKNRLHKVLGQVNKDLKVIAQQVGIDTVLTTYVARHSFATSLKKSEVATGIISEAMGHKSEAVTAIYLGSFDSEALEQAFETLL; encoded by the coding sequence GTGGCTGATTTACAACGAGCGGGAAACGAGGCTCGAACTCGTGACCCTCAGCTTGGGAAGCTGATGCTCTACCCGTGGAAGTCCCCCGAAGAAGGGCTCCGTACACGAGAAACACGCTTCTGGAGACTACGACACACTGTTTTTCATCCTGGTTGGCATCACTTGTATGCCCCGTTGTATGCCCCGGCAACAGCGGTCAAAACCATGAGTAAGTCAACTGACCACAAAGAAGGACGGGCCACTGTCAAAGTGTTCTACAAGACCGGAAAAACACTCGCTGACGGTTCACACCCTTTCTACATCCGAGTCACCAAGAACCGGAAACAGATTTATCGATCTACGGGATTGTCACTGCATCCACGGTACTGGAACGCCGAAAAACAGGAGATAAGACGTAGCTATCCTGAGCCGCAACGGACTGATTTACTGCAGAAACTCGACAAATGGTTGCAGAAGTATGTTGGAGCAGCTGAGGCCTTATCGGATGCGGACGAGCACCATGAGGCTGATGATGTGCTCAGCAGAGCTGCGGAAGAGCGTAAACAACTCCGTCGAGTCAAGATTCTGGGTTTTATACAGGAATTAGTCGACGAGCTCATGACAACTGGCCAGATCGGAAATGCTAGTGTGTACCGTGACTTGCGTAATCAACTCTCAAAATTCATTAGCAGCGAGTACCATGCAGATGACATGCCCTTTGATCGGGTAAACGTACTGTTCTGTAATCGATGGGAAACTGTCCTCCGCACTTCAGGCATCAAGGAAATCACGCTGTCGTTTCGTTTCCGTACCCTCCGCGCTGTGTTAAACAAAGCAGTTGCCAATGGTGACGCAAAGCTTGAGCACTATCCATTCGCACGGAATGCTGCAGAAAAACACAAATTCAGCATTGGCAAGTTCGATGTCACAACACAGAAGCGAGCTGTCAGCCGTGATGCCGTGCGTCTACTGGAACAGTACAAGCCTCTGACCGAGCGACTGAAACTCGCAAAAGACGTGTTTTTATTTTCGTTTTACTGTGGAGGTATCAATTTCGTCGACCTAGCACAACTTCGCTGGTCGAATCTGAGTGCTGAAGATGCGGATTGGCGGATCTTACGACTGCGATACGAGCGACAGAAGACTGGAGGTAAGTTCTTCCTGAAATTACTTCCTCCGGCTGTAGAAATCGTGAGGTGCTACCGGTTGTCCCCTGACAATGCATTGATGAGTTATGTCTTTCCAATCTTAAGACACGACACGCATACGACCCCTATACAGATCAAGAATAGGTTGCATAAAGTACTTGGTCAGGTGAACAAAGACCTGAAAGTCATTGCTCAACAGGTAGGCATCGACACTGTGTTAACGACTTATGTTGCGCGTCATTCATTCGCGACTAGTCTGAAAAAGAGTGAGGTAGCTACAGGTATTATCAGTGAGGCGATGGGACACAAGTCTGAAGCGGTGACTGCGATATACCTCGGATCATTCGATTCTGAAGCGCTGGAACAGGCTTTCGAAACCCTACTGTGA